The genomic window CCAGCCGGCCCGAGCTGCCGGCCGAGCTGATGGTCGCCTACGCCTACGACCTGGTTAACCGCGGCAATCCGGCCGGCTTCTTCGGCATGGTCTTCGTCCTCGAGGGCACCAGCGTCGCTCTGGCGCTGACCGCCGCCGACCGCATCCAGCAGGCGCTCGGGCTGCCGAACAAGGCCTTCTCCTACCTGCGCTCGCACGGCACGCTCGACCAGCAGCACACGCAACACCTGGCGGCCCTGGTCAACGCGATGACGCCCGAGGACCAGGCGGAAGTCCTGCGCTGCGCCCGGATCTTCTTCCGCCTCTACGGCGACATCTTCCGCGCGCTGCCGGCGTACCGCGAAGACGCGCGCAGCGGGGAGGTCGCCGCATGCAGCTGAACAACGCCCGCATCCTGCTCACCGGCGCCACCGGCGGCCTCGGCCAGGCGCTCGCGCAGCAGCTCGCCGCCGACGGCGCGCGGCTGCTGCTGGCCGGTCGCGATACCGCGCGGCTCGCCGCGCTGAACGCCGCGCTCGGCGGCGAGCACTCCAGCGTGCGCGCCGACCTCACCCGTCCGGAAGGGGT from Azospira restricta includes these protein-coding regions:
- a CDS encoding TenA family transcriptional regulator, whose protein sequence is MPFYEELTAATAADRAQLLAAPIIADCLQGRVTPESYLAFLGQAYHHVRHTTPLLMLLGGRLPERLGWLRKAVAEYIEEEIGHEEWILNDIVAAGGDAEAVRASRPELPAELMVAYAYDLVNRGNPAGFFGMVFVLEGTSVALALTAADRIQQALGLPNKAFSYLRSHGTLDQQHTQHLAALVNAMTPEDQAEVLRCARIFFRLYGDIFRALPAYREDARSGEVAACS